A window of the Citrus sinensis cultivar Valencia sweet orange chromosome 9, DVS_A1.0, whole genome shotgun sequence genome harbors these coding sequences:
- the LOC102607053 gene encoding transcription factor JUNGBRUNNEN 1-like: MNGQNIKIDHHCYRDDHEADDRQLPGFRFHPTDEELVGFYLRRKVDKKPLSIELIKQIDIYKHDPWDLPKISSTPDNEGYFFCKRGRKYRNSVRPNRVTGSGFWKATGIDKPVYSDGGEGQDCIGLKKTLVYYRGTAGKGTKTDWMMNEFRLPSDDRSGNTNVTNAKTTLPEAEVWTICRVFKRNVSSRKYTNWKEQSSARRQSSVTELPSATITYSTESNNQEEAYISFENPGIHRHTDNLKPTAVHQINEISQFSSVEQLSGNIPSNPYESMASSSSHPHANGNDFHELFTQENWDELRSVVEFALECPNFSF, translated from the exons ATGAACGGCCAAAATATCAAGATTGATCATCATTGTTACAGGGATGATCATGAAGCTGATGATCGTCAGCTTCCGGGGTTTCGGTTCCATCCAACAGATGAAGAACTTGTTGGGTTTTATCTTCGAAGAAAAGTTGACAAGAAACCGCTCAGCATCGAATTGATCAAACAGATTGATATTTACAAGCATGATCCTTGGGATCTTCCAA AAATCAGTTCTACACCTGACAACGAAGGATACTTCTTTTGCAAAAGAGGGAGAAAATACAGAAACAGCGTAAGACCGAATAGAGTGACGGGGTCTGGATTTTGGAAGGCAACTGGCATCGACAAGCCTGTATATTCTGACGGAGGAGAAGGCCAAGACTGCATTGGACTCAAGAAAACGCTTGTATACTACCGTGGAACCGCCGGAAAAGGAACCAAAACGGATTGGATGATGAACGAGTTTCGCCTTCCTTCTGACGATCGTAGCGGCAACACTAATGTCACCAATGCTAAAACAACCTTGCCGGAAGCG GAAGTATGGACCATCTGCAGAGTTTTCAAGCGAAATGTGTCATCCAGAAAGTACACAAATTGGAAGGAGCAATCATCGGCTAGACGTCAGTCATCAGTAACGGAGTTACCAAGCGCTACAATTACATACAGTACAGAATCTAACAATCAGGAAGAAGCTTACATCAGTTTTGAAAATCCCGGGATTCATCGTCATACCGATAATCTGAAGCCCACCGCCGTCCATCAGATCAATGAGATAAGCCAGTTTAGTAGTGTAGAGCAGTTGAGCGGCAACATACCCAGTAATCCTTATGAATCCATGGCATCATCTTCAAGCCACCCACATGCAAAtggaaatgattttcatgAATTGTTCACTCAAGAGAATTGGGATGAACTTAGGTCGGTTGTAGAGTTTGCACTTGAATGTccaaacttttctttttaa